A stretch of the Enterobacter mori genome encodes the following:
- the folP gene encoding dihydropteroate synthase, producing MKLFAQDSHLDLSHPHVMGILNVTPDSFSDGGTHNTLIEAVKHANLMINAGATIIDVGGESTRPGAADVSVEEELARVVPVVEAIAQRFEVWISVDTSKPEVIREVARVGAHIINDIRSLTEPGAIEAAAETGLPVCLMHMQGQPKTMQEAPKYDDVYADVNRFFIEHIERCERAGIPKEKLLLDPGFGFGKNLSHNYALLARLSEFHHFDLPLLVGMSRKSMIGQLLNVGPSERLSGSLACAVIAAMQGAHIIRVHDVKETVEAMRVVEATLAAKENKRYE from the coding sequence ATGAAACTCTTCGCCCAGGACTCGCATCTCGATCTCTCGCATCCGCACGTGATGGGGATCCTGAATGTTACCCCTGACTCTTTCTCTGACGGCGGCACGCATAACACGCTTATCGAGGCGGTTAAGCACGCAAATTTAATGATCAATGCGGGTGCCACTATCATTGATGTCGGTGGGGAATCGACGCGCCCCGGCGCAGCGGACGTTTCTGTGGAAGAAGAGCTGGCGCGCGTAGTGCCCGTGGTTGAGGCCATTGCTCAGCGATTTGAGGTGTGGATCTCCGTTGATACGTCCAAGCCTGAGGTGATTCGTGAAGTGGCGAGAGTGGGTGCTCACATTATCAATGACATCCGCTCACTGACTGAGCCTGGCGCGATTGAGGCGGCTGCGGAAACTGGCCTGCCGGTCTGCCTGATGCACATGCAGGGTCAACCGAAAACTATGCAGGAAGCACCGAAGTATGACGATGTTTATGCCGACGTGAATCGCTTCTTTATTGAGCATATCGAACGCTGTGAACGTGCCGGTATCCCAAAAGAGAAATTGCTGCTCGACCCGGGGTTCGGTTTCGGTAAAAATCTCTCTCACAATTATGCGCTGCTTGCGCGCTTATCAGAATTTCATCACTTCGATCTGCCGTTGCTGGTGGGGATGTCTAGAAAGTCGATGATTGGGCAGTTGCTGAATGTGGGCCCGAGCGAACGCCTGAGTGGTAGCCTGGCCTGCGCGGTGATCGCGGCGATGCAAGGCGCGCACATTATTCGTGTCCATGACGTCAAAGAAACAGTAGAAGCCATGCGTGTGGTGGAAGCCACACTGGCAGCGAAGGAAAACAAACGCTATGAGTAA
- the dacB gene encoding serine-type D-Ala-D-Ala carboxypeptidase: MRFSSFIIGLTTSMAFAAQAANVDEYINQLPAGANLALMVQKVGAQAPDIDFHSQQMALPASTQKVITALAALLQLGPDFRFTTTLETKGNVEGGELKGDLIARFGGDPTFKRQDIRNMVAVLKKSGVTKIDGNVLIDTSIFASHDKAPGWPWNDMTQCFSAPPAAAIVDRNCFSVSLYSAPKPDDLAFIRVASYYPVTMFSQVRTLAKGSPDAQYCELDVVPGDLNRFTLTGCLTQRADPLPLAFAIQDGAGYAGAILKDELKQAGITYSGSLMRQTQVNQPGSVIASKQSAPLHDLLRIMLKKSDNMIADTVFRMIGHARFGVPGTWRAGSDAVRQILRQQAGIDLGNTIAVDGSGLSRHNLISPATMMQVLQYIAQHDTELNFISMLPLAGHDGSLQYRAGLHAAGVDGKVSAKTGSLQGVYNLAGFITTASGQRMAFVQYLSGYAVEPTDQRNRRIPLVRFESRLYKDIYQNN; the protein is encoded by the coding sequence ATGCGATTTTCCAGTTTTATCATCGGATTGACTACCAGTATGGCGTTCGCCGCTCAGGCCGCGAACGTTGATGAGTACATTAATCAGCTGCCCGCAGGCGCTAATCTTGCGCTAATGGTGCAGAAGGTTGGCGCCCAGGCACCTGACATTGACTTTCACAGCCAACAGATGGCGCTGCCTGCAAGTACCCAGAAGGTGATCACTGCGCTCGCCGCCCTGCTTCAGCTTGGTCCTGACTTCCGGTTTACTACCACGCTTGAGACCAAAGGTAACGTCGAAGGTGGCGAACTGAAAGGCGATCTGATTGCCCGCTTTGGGGGTGACCCGACCTTCAAGCGCCAGGATATCCGCAATATGGTGGCGGTGCTGAAAAAGTCCGGCGTGACAAAAATCGATGGCAACGTGCTGATCGATACATCCATTTTCGCCAGCCACGATAAAGCGCCAGGCTGGCCGTGGAATGACATGACACAGTGCTTTAGCGCCCCGCCTGCCGCGGCCATCGTTGACCGTAACTGCTTCTCCGTGTCGCTCTACAGCGCCCCTAAGCCGGATGATTTAGCCTTTATCCGCGTGGCGTCCTACTACCCGGTCACGATGTTCAGCCAGGTACGCACATTAGCAAAAGGATCGCCAGATGCGCAGTATTGCGAACTGGACGTTGTGCCGGGCGATCTTAACCGTTTCACTCTCACCGGCTGCCTGACGCAGCGTGCCGATCCGTTGCCGCTGGCCTTCGCCATTCAGGACGGAGCAGGCTATGCGGGTGCGATACTGAAAGACGAACTGAAGCAGGCTGGCATCACCTATTCTGGCTCACTGATGCGTCAGACACAGGTTAATCAACCGGGTTCCGTTATCGCCAGCAAACAGTCTGCGCCGCTACATGACCTGCTTAGGATTATGCTGAAAAAGTCAGATAACATGATTGCTGACACGGTCTTCCGCATGATTGGTCACGCCCGTTTCGGCGTACCCGGTACCTGGCGTGCGGGGTCAGACGCCGTTCGTCAGATCCTGCGCCAGCAGGCGGGGATCGATCTTGGTAATACCATCGCCGTCGATGGCTCCGGGTTATCGCGTCACAATCTGATCTCCCCAGCCACCATGATGCAAGTGCTTCAGTACATTGCCCAACATGACACTGAGCTAAACTTTATTTCAATGCTGCCACTTGCTGGACATGACGGTTCGCTTCAGTATCGGGCAGGGCTTCATGCCGCGGGTGTTGATGGAAAAGTGTCAGCGAAAACAGGTTCACTGCAGGGGGTTTATAACCTTGCAGGCTTTATCACCACAGCCAGCGGACAACGCATGGCATTCGTGCAGTATCTTTCCGGCTATGCCGTCGAACCGACCGACCAGCGTAATCGCCGTATTCCGCTGGTGCGCTTCGAAAGCAGGCTATACAAGGACATCTACCAGAATAACTAG
- the pmrB gene encoding two-component system sensor histidine kinase PmrB has translation MNSMRRRLMVLLAIILLFFQLISVIWLWHESREQIGFLVNETLSAKARNKHVEKEIREAIASLLVPSLVMVGFTLLFSFWAVTWITQPLNKLRASLANRSADNLTPLPMYSDMEEIGAVTTSLNQLLARLDHTLQQERLFTADAAHELRTPLAGIRLHLELMAQSGSPQATTLISRIDQLMHTVEQLLMLARAGQAMASGHYDTVNWTENIIAPLGLEHEAKDHTVIWPAKSSLTVQGDAVLLRLMLRNLLENAARYSPTGTTIEVKLVEIDGGTQVSVVDQGPGINEAHRQSITEPFRRLDQRYGGSGLGLSIVQRIVQLHHGNLMLENGAEGGLIASCWLPSTLG, from the coding sequence ATGAACAGTATGCGTCGGCGATTAATGGTTTTGCTGGCGATTATCTTGCTGTTTTTCCAGTTAATTAGTGTCATCTGGTTATGGCATGAAAGCCGTGAACAGATTGGCTTTCTGGTGAATGAAACACTCTCGGCGAAAGCACGTAACAAGCACGTCGAGAAAGAGATCCGTGAAGCGATTGCGTCGCTGCTGGTCCCTTCTCTGGTGATGGTCGGTTTTACCCTGCTCTTCTCCTTCTGGGCGGTCACCTGGATAACCCAGCCGCTTAACAAATTACGAGCCAGCCTGGCCAACCGATCAGCCGACAATCTGACGCCGTTGCCTATGTATTCCGATATGGAAGAAATTGGCGCAGTAACAACATCGCTTAACCAACTACTGGCCCGTCTTGATCACACCCTACAGCAGGAACGTCTATTCACCGCTGATGCCGCGCACGAACTACGCACACCGCTTGCCGGGATTCGGTTGCATCTGGAATTAATGGCCCAGTCTGGCTCACCACAAGCCACTACGTTGATTAGTCGTATCGATCAGTTAATGCACACCGTTGAGCAACTGCTCATGCTGGCGCGAGCCGGACAGGCGATGGCAAGCGGTCACTACGATACCGTCAACTGGACAGAGAATATTATTGCGCCGCTGGGTCTTGAGCACGAAGCCAAAGACCATACGGTGATATGGCCCGCTAAAAGCAGTCTTACGGTGCAGGGAGACGCCGTACTGCTGCGCCTGATGCTCAGAAATTTGCTGGAGAATGCCGCCCGCTATAGCCCAACGGGAACGACTATCGAAGTGAAATTAGTAGAAATTGACGGCGGAACTCAGGTCAGCGTGGTGGATCAAGGCCCCGGAATCAATGAGGCACATCGACAGTCCATTACCGAACCTTTCCGTCGGCTCGACCAGCGCTACGGTGGCAGCGGCCTGGGGCTGAGTATTGTTCAGCGTATCGTTCAGCTCCACCATGGCAATTTAATGCTGGAGAACGGCGCTGAGGGCGGCTTAATCGCCAGCTGCTGGTTGCCGTCGACGTTAGGATAA
- the tssB gene encoding type VI secretion system contractile sheath small subunit, with amino-acid sequence MGNKLYEGSIAPKERINIKYVPATGDEQAEVELPLNILVVGDFNGGNEDSSIEEREAISINKHNFDSVMETAGLHLDFSVVNRLQDGAEEALPISLNFNALKEFSPDNIARQVPELKKLLELREALVALKGPLGNIPSFRASLQKLLTDGEMRAQLLKELDIALEEDNSTKE; translated from the coding sequence ATGGGTAATAAATTATATGAAGGAAGTATTGCACCGAAAGAACGTATAAATATTAAGTATGTCCCAGCAACAGGTGATGAACAAGCTGAAGTCGAACTGCCTCTTAATATTCTCGTTGTCGGCGATTTCAACGGTGGGAACGAAGATTCTTCCATTGAAGAAAGAGAGGCAATCTCAATTAATAAGCACAATTTTGACTCGGTCATGGAGACGGCAGGTTTACATCTGGATTTTTCAGTGGTAAACAGATTGCAGGATGGTGCTGAGGAAGCACTACCGATTAGCTTAAACTTCAATGCGTTAAAAGAATTCTCTCCAGACAACATCGCCCGTCAAGTACCTGAACTGAAAAAACTACTCGAGTTGAGGGAGGCTTTGGTCGCATTAAAAGGTCCGTTGGGTAATATTCCTTCTTTCCGAGCAAGTTTGCAGAAGTTATTAACAGATGGCGAAATGCGTGCACAACTTCTCAAAGAACTTGATATCGCTCTTGAAGAAGATAATTCCACAAAAGAGTAA
- the pmrA gene encoding two-component system response regulator PmrA has translation MKLLIVEDDLLLQEGLALALANEGYALDCAATAAEADALIQSGEYSLVILDLGLPDKDGATLLSQWRRRGVENPVLILTARDAIEDRIHGLDSGADDYLVKPFALAELQARVRALIRRYQGHSDNMLTDGDITLNLQTQQVLRKSQPVEVTPKEFALLTRLIMRSGQTVHRETLQQDIYSWQDDPGSNTLEVHIHNLRRKLGKERIKTVRGVGYRLESQK, from the coding sequence ATGAAACTACTCATAGTTGAAGACGATCTGTTATTGCAGGAAGGGTTGGCGCTCGCGCTCGCGAATGAAGGATATGCGCTCGACTGCGCCGCCACGGCGGCAGAAGCCGATGCGCTGATCCAGAGCGGTGAATATAGCCTGGTGATCCTCGATTTAGGTTTACCGGATAAAGACGGCGCGACACTGCTCAGCCAGTGGCGTCGCCGTGGCGTTGAAAATCCAGTGCTGATCCTCACGGCGCGCGATGCCATTGAAGATCGCATTCACGGTCTGGACTCCGGTGCGGATGATTATCTGGTTAAACCTTTTGCCCTCGCAGAACTTCAGGCGCGCGTGCGGGCACTCATCCGCCGCTATCAGGGACACAGCGATAACATGCTGACTGACGGTGATATTACGCTGAATCTCCAGACGCAGCAGGTGTTGCGTAAGTCCCAGCCTGTCGAAGTGACCCCAAAAGAATTTGCCCTCCTGACGCGCCTCATCATGCGGAGCGGTCAAACGGTACATCGCGAGACGCTGCAGCAGGATATCTACTCCTGGCAGGACGATCCGGGTTCAAATACCCTTGAGGTTCATATTCACAATCTGCGCCGCAAGCTCGGCAAAGAACGGATCAAAACGGTACGTGGCGTCGGATACCGCCTGGAGAGCCAGAAATGA
- the glmM gene encoding phosphoglucosamine mutase, with product MSNRKYFGTDGIRGRVGDAPITPDFVLKLGWAAGKVLARHGSRKIIIGKDTRISGYMLESALEAGLAAAGLSASFTGPMPTPAVAYLTRTFRAEAGIVISASHNPFYDNGIKFFSIDGTKLPDDVEEAIEAEMEKEITCVDSAELGKANRIVDAAGRYIEFCKGTFPNELSLAHLKIVVDCANGATYHIAPNVFRELGAKVITIGCEPDGLNINEEVGATDVRALQARVLAEKADLGIALDGDGDRVIMVDHEGNKVDGDQILYIIAREGLRQGQLRGGAVGTLMSNMGLELALKQLGIPFVRAKVGDRYVLEKLQEKGWRIGAENSGHVILLDKTTTGDGIVAGLQVVAAMARNHMSLHDLCSGMKMFPQILVNVRFTAGKGDPLENDNVKAVMADVEAALGNRGRVLLRKSGTEPLIRVMVEGEDEAQVTEFAHRIADAVKAA from the coding sequence ATGAGTAATCGTAAATATTTTGGTACCGATGGTATCCGTGGGCGCGTAGGCGATGCCCCAATCACCCCTGATTTTGTCCTGAAGCTGGGCTGGGCTGCAGGCAAGGTACTGGCGCGTCATGGTTCCCGTAAGATCATCATCGGTAAGGACACCCGTATTTCAGGCTATATGCTGGAATCGGCGCTGGAGGCCGGTCTGGCAGCGGCGGGACTTTCTGCTTCCTTCACTGGCCCAATGCCCACCCCTGCCGTGGCGTATCTGACGCGCACCTTCCGGGCGGAGGCGGGGATTGTTATCTCGGCTTCTCATAATCCTTTCTACGACAACGGCATCAAATTCTTCTCCATCGACGGCACCAAACTGCCGGATGACGTGGAAGAGGCAATCGAAGCGGAAATGGAAAAAGAGATCACCTGCGTCGATTCCGCTGAGCTGGGGAAAGCGAACCGGATTGTCGATGCAGCGGGTCGTTATATCGAATTCTGCAAAGGCACCTTCCCGAACGAGCTGAGCCTGGCCCATCTTAAGATTGTGGTGGACTGTGCAAACGGCGCGACCTACCACATTGCACCTAATGTTTTCCGTGAGCTGGGTGCGAAAGTGATCACCATCGGCTGCGAGCCAGATGGTCTGAACATCAATGAAGAAGTGGGCGCGACGGACGTTCGTGCTCTGCAGGCACGCGTGCTGGCGGAGAAAGCCGATCTGGGTATTGCGCTGGACGGCGATGGTGACCGCGTGATCATGGTCGACCACGAAGGTAACAAGGTTGACGGCGATCAGATCCTCTACATCATTGCACGTGAAGGCCTGCGTCAGGGCCAGCTGCGCGGTGGTGCGGTGGGTACGCTGATGAGTAATATGGGCCTTGAACTGGCGCTGAAACAACTCGGTATTCCTTTTGTCCGCGCGAAAGTGGGTGACCGCTATGTGCTGGAAAAACTGCAGGAGAAGGGCTGGCGCATCGGTGCGGAAAACTCCGGTCACGTGATCCTGCTCGATAAAACCACCACCGGTGACGGCATCGTGGCGGGTCTGCAGGTGGTGGCTGCTATGGCGCGCAACCATATGAGCCTGCACGATCTTTGCAGCGGTATGAAGATGTTCCCGCAAATCCTCGTTAACGTGCGTTTCACAGCGGGTAAAGGCGATCCACTTGAAAATGACAACGTGAAAGCGGTGATGGCTGACGTTGAAGCGGCCTTGGGTAATCGTGGCCGTGTGCTGCTGCGTAAGTCCGGTACCGAACCGCTGATCCGCGTGATGGTGGAAGGCGAAGACGAAGCGCAGGTAACCGAATTTGCACACCGTATTGCGGACGCTGTAAAAGCAGCATAA
- the ftsH gene encoding ATP-dependent zinc metalloprotease FtsH, producing MAKNLILWLVIAVVLMSVFQSFGPSESNGRKVDYSTFLQEVNQDQVREARINGREINVTKKDSNRYTTYIPVNDPKLLDNLLTKNVKVVGEPPEEPSLLASIFISWFPMLLLIGVWIFFMRQMQGGGGKGAMSFGKSKARMLTEDQIKTTFADVAGCDEAKEEVGELVEYLREPSRFQKLGGKIPKGVLMVGPPGTGKTLLAKAIAGEAKVPFFTISGSDFVEMFVGVGASRVRDMFEQAKKAAPCIIFIDEIDAVGRQRGAGLGGGHDEREQTLNQMLVEMDGFEGNEGIIVIAATNRPDVLDPALLRPGRFDRQVVVGLPDVRGREQILKVHMRRVPLAPDIDAAIIARGTPGFSGADLANLVNEAALFAARGNKRVVSMVEFEKAKDKIMMGAERRSMVMTEAQKESTAYHEAGHAIIGRLVPEHDPVHKVTIIPRGRALGVTFFLPEGDAISASRQKLESQISTLYGGRLAEEIIYGVEHVSTGASNDIKVATNLARNMVTQWGFSDKLGPLLYAEEEGEVFLGRSVAKAKHMSDETARIIDQEVKALIERNYARARQILNDNMDILHSMKDALMKYETIDAPQIDDLMARREVRPPAGWEDPGASNNSDNNGTPRAPRPVDEPRTPNPGNTMSEQLGDK from the coding sequence ATGGCGAAAAACCTAATTCTCTGGCTGGTCATTGCCGTCGTGCTGATGTCAGTATTCCAGAGCTTTGGGCCCAGCGAGTCGAATGGCCGCAAGGTGGATTATTCTACCTTCCTGCAGGAGGTCAATCAGGACCAGGTTCGCGAAGCGCGTATCAACGGACGTGAGATAAACGTTACCAAGAAAGATAGTAACCGTTACACGACCTACATCCCGGTGAACGATCCTAAGCTGCTCGATAACCTTCTGACTAAAAACGTCAAAGTGGTCGGCGAGCCGCCAGAAGAACCAAGCCTGCTGGCTTCTATCTTCATTTCCTGGTTCCCGATGCTGCTTCTTATCGGCGTCTGGATCTTCTTTATGCGTCAGATGCAGGGCGGCGGTGGCAAAGGTGCCATGTCGTTCGGTAAGAGCAAGGCGCGTATGCTGACGGAAGATCAGATCAAGACCACGTTTGCTGACGTTGCAGGTTGTGACGAAGCAAAAGAAGAAGTGGGCGAACTGGTTGAATACCTGCGTGAGCCGAGCCGTTTCCAGAAACTGGGCGGTAAGATCCCGAAAGGCGTTCTGATGGTTGGTCCTCCGGGTACCGGTAAAACCCTGCTGGCGAAAGCTATCGCGGGTGAAGCGAAGGTGCCGTTCTTTACTATTTCAGGTTCTGACTTCGTAGAAATGTTCGTGGGTGTGGGTGCATCTCGTGTGCGTGACATGTTCGAACAGGCCAAGAAGGCAGCACCGTGCATCATCTTCATCGATGAAATCGACGCCGTAGGCCGCCAGCGTGGCGCAGGTCTGGGCGGTGGTCATGATGAACGTGAGCAGACGCTGAACCAGATGCTGGTTGAAATGGACGGCTTCGAAGGTAACGAAGGTATTATCGTTATTGCGGCGACTAACCGTCCGGACGTACTTGACCCGGCGCTGCTGCGTCCAGGCCGTTTCGACCGTCAGGTCGTGGTAGGTCTGCCGGACGTTCGCGGTCGTGAACAGATTCTGAAAGTCCACATGCGTCGCGTACCGCTGGCGCCAGATATCGACGCGGCAATTATTGCGCGCGGTACTCCGGGCTTCTCCGGTGCGGATCTGGCTAACCTGGTCAACGAAGCTGCCCTGTTTGCCGCTCGCGGTAACAAGCGCGTGGTGTCCATGGTGGAGTTCGAGAAAGCGAAAGACAAAATCATGATGGGTGCGGAACGTCGCTCCATGGTGATGACGGAAGCGCAGAAAGAGTCCACGGCATACCACGAAGCAGGTCACGCGATTATCGGTCGCCTGGTGCCGGAACACGATCCGGTGCATAAAGTGACGATTATCCCACGTGGTCGTGCGCTGGGTGTGACCTTCTTCCTGCCTGAAGGCGATGCGATCAGCGCCAGCCGTCAGAAGCTGGAAAGCCAGATTTCAACCCTATACGGCGGTCGTCTGGCAGAAGAGATTATCTACGGTGTGGAACATGTTTCTACCGGTGCGTCCAACGACATCAAAGTCGCGACAAACCTGGCGCGTAACATGGTGACGCAGTGGGGCTTCTCCGACAAACTCGGTCCGCTGCTGTATGCAGAGGAAGAGGGTGAAGTGTTCCTGGGCCGTTCTGTGGCTAAAGCGAAACATATGTCCGATGAGACGGCACGTATCATCGACCAGGAAGTGAAAGCGCTGATCGAACGTAACTACGCTCGCGCACGTCAGATCCTGAACGACAATATGGATATCCTGCATTCGATGAAAGATGCGCTCATGAAATATGAGACCATCGATGCACCGCAGATTGACGACCTGATGGCACGCCGTGAAGTGCGTCCGCCAGCTGGCTGGGAAGATCCAGGTGCTTCCAACAATTCTGACAACAATGGCACCCCGCGTGCGCCGCGTCCGGTTGATGAACCGCGTACGCCAAACCCGGGCAACACCATGTCAGAACAGTTGGGCGACAAGTAA
- the yhbY gene encoding ribosome assembly RNA-binding protein YhbY encodes MNLSTKQKQHLKGLAHPLKPVVMLGNNGLTEGVLAEIEQALEHHELIKVKIASEDRDTKNLIVEAIVRETGACNVQVIGKTLVLYRPSKERKISLPR; translated from the coding sequence ATGAATCTGAGTACTAAACAAAAACAGCACCTTAAAGGTCTGGCACATCCGCTCAAGCCTGTAGTTATGCTTGGCAACAATGGTTTGACCGAAGGGGTGCTTGCCGAGATTGAACAAGCGCTGGAACACCACGAGCTGATCAAGGTGAAAATCGCCTCTGAAGACAGAGACACTAAAAACCTGATCGTGGAAGCCATCGTGCGCGAAACCGGCGCCTGTAATGTACAGGTCATCGGTAAAACGCTGGTGCTCTACCGCCCATCTAAAGAGCGCAAAATCTCGCTGCCACGTTAA
- the greA gene encoding transcription elongation factor GreA, producing the protein MQAIPMTLRGAEKLREELDFLKSVRRPEIIAAIADAREHGDLKENAEYHAAREQQGFCEGRIKDIEAKLSNAQVIDITKMPNNGRVIFGSTVSVLNLDNDEEQTYRIVGDDEADFKQNLISVNSPIARGLIGKEQDDVVVIRTPGGEVEYEITKVEYL; encoded by the coding sequence ATGCAAGCTATTCCGATGACCTTACGTGGTGCCGAAAAACTGCGCGAAGAGCTGGATTTCCTGAAATCCGTTCGTCGCCCTGAAATCATCGCCGCTATCGCGGATGCGCGCGAGCATGGCGACCTGAAAGAGAACGCTGAATACCATGCGGCGCGTGAGCAGCAGGGCTTCTGTGAAGGGCGTATTAAAGACATTGAAGCGAAGCTGTCTAATGCGCAGGTGATCGACATCACTAAAATGCCAAACAATGGCCGCGTGATCTTTGGTTCTACCGTGAGCGTCCTGAACCTGGACAACGATGAAGAGCAAACGTACCGCATCGTGGGTGACGATGAGGCTGACTTTAAGCAGAACCTGATTTCAGTGAACTCACCAATTGCGCGTGGTCTGATTGGCAAAGAGCAAGACGATGTGGTCGTGATCCGTACGCCCGGTGGTGAAGTGGAATACGAAATTACTAAGGTTGAGTACCTGTAA
- the rlmE gene encoding 23S rRNA (uridine(2552)-2'-O)-methyltransferase RlmE: MTGKKRSASSSRWLQEHFSDKYVLQAQKKGLRSRAWFKLDEIQQSDKLFKPGMTVVDLGAAPGGWSQYAVTQIGGAGRIIACDLLPMDPIVGVDFLQGDFRDELVLKALLERVGDSKVQVVMSDMAPNMCGTPAVDIPRGMYLVELALEMCRDVLAPGGSFVVKVFQGEGFEEYLKEIRSLFAKVKVRKPDSSRARSREVYIVATGRK; encoded by the coding sequence ATGACAGGTAAAAAGCGTTCTGCCAGTTCCAGCCGCTGGCTTCAGGAACACTTTAGCGATAAATATGTTCTGCAGGCGCAGAAAAAGGGGTTACGTTCCCGCGCCTGGTTTAAACTTGATGAAATACAGCAAAGTGACAAACTTTTTAAACCGGGGATGACGGTTGTTGACCTCGGTGCTGCCCCTGGCGGATGGTCCCAGTATGCGGTAACGCAGATCGGCGGAGCGGGTCGAATCATCGCATGCGATCTTTTACCAATGGATCCCATTGTCGGTGTCGACTTCCTTCAGGGCGATTTTCGTGATGAATTAGTGCTGAAAGCGTTACTTGAACGTGTGGGTGACAGTAAGGTCCAGGTTGTCATGTCTGATATGGCACCAAATATGTGCGGAACACCGGCGGTGGATATCCCCCGCGGCATGTATCTGGTGGAGCTAGCGTTAGAAATGTGTCGTGATGTACTAGCGCCTGGTGGTAGTTTTGTTGTGAAGGTGTTTCAGGGCGAAGGTTTCGAGGAGTACCTTAAGGAAATTCGCTCCCTGTTTGCGAAGGTTAAAGTTCGTAAGCCGGACTCTTCCCGGGCGCGTTCCCGTGAAGTGTATATTGTAGCGACCGGGCGAAAATGA
- the cgtA gene encoding Obg family GTPase CgtA, translating to MKFVDEATILVVAGDGGNGCVSFRREKYIPRGGPDGGDGGDGGDVWLEADENLNTLIDYRFEKSFRAERGQNGQSRDCTGKRGKDVNIKVPVGTRVIDQGTGETMGDMTKHGQRLLVAKGGWHGLGNSRFKSSVNRAPRQKTMGTPGDTRELQLELMLLADVGMLGMPNAGKSTFIRAVSAAKPKVADYPFTTLVPSLGVVRMDHEKSFVVADIPGLIEGAAEGAGLGIRFLKHLERCRVLLHIVDINPIDESDPVENARIIIGELEKYSEKLAGKPRWLVFNKIDLMDKAEAEAKAKAIAEAMGWEDKYYLISAASQVGVKDLCWDVMTFIIENPIVQAEEAKQPEKVEFMWDDYHRQQLEELEAEDDDEDWDDDWDEDDEEGVEFIYKH from the coding sequence ATGAAGTTTGTTGATGAAGCGACGATTCTGGTCGTGGCAGGTGATGGCGGTAACGGTTGTGTAAGCTTCCGCCGTGAAAAATATATTCCTCGTGGCGGCCCTGACGGCGGTGACGGTGGCGATGGTGGTGACGTGTGGCTGGAGGCGGATGAAAACCTCAACACGCTGATCGACTACCGTTTCGAAAAATCTTTCCGTGCCGAGCGCGGCCAGAACGGCCAGAGCCGTGACTGTACGGGTAAGCGTGGTAAAGACGTCAACATCAAGGTTCCGGTCGGTACGCGAGTGATCGACCAGGGTACCGGTGAAACCATGGGTGATATGACCAAACACGGTCAGCGCCTGCTGGTTGCTAAAGGTGGCTGGCACGGTCTGGGTAACAGCCGTTTTAAATCATCGGTTAACCGTGCTCCGCGTCAGAAAACCATGGGGACACCGGGCGACACGCGCGAGCTGCAACTGGAGCTGATGCTGCTGGCTGACGTCGGTATGCTGGGTATGCCTAACGCCGGTAAATCGACGTTTATCCGTGCTGTATCAGCCGCGAAGCCAAAAGTGGCGGATTATCCGTTTACGACGCTGGTGCCAAGCCTGGGCGTTGTCCGTATGGACCACGAAAAGAGCTTTGTTGTCGCTGATATCCCTGGTTTGATCGAGGGCGCAGCAGAAGGCGCAGGACTGGGTATTCGCTTCCTGAAACACCTTGAGCGCTGCCGCGTATTGCTGCACATCGTTGATATTAATCCAATCGATGAGTCCGATCCGGTCGAAAACGCCCGTATCATCATCGGCGAACTGGAAAAATACAGCGAAAAACTCGCAGGTAAGCCACGCTGGCTGGTCTTCAACAAGATCGACCTGATGGATAAAGCCGAAGCTGAAGCAAAAGCGAAAGCCATTGCGGAAGCGATGGGTTGGGAAGATAAATATTACCTGATCTCTGCGGCAAGCCAGGTCGGCGTGAAAGACCTCTGCTGGGATGTGATGACCTTTATCATCGAGAACCCAATCGTTCAGGCAGAAGAGGCGAAACAGCCTGAAAAAGTCGAATTCATGTGGGATGACTACCACCGCCAGCAGCTCGAAGAGCTGGAAGCGGAAGACGATGATGAAGACTGGGACGATGACTGGGATGAAGACGACGAAGAAGGCGTTGAGTTCATCTACAAGCATTAA